gagagatgagttgatatgatcaacttactactattcacaaaccatctcaactcatctcatcttatctttgaatccaaacggtGCCTAAATCTTTGTCTATTGGAATCAATAGGCAAGTTTTTCTGGAAGCATTTCATGTTGGGAAATGAAATGCTGTCCAGACACTTTAGTGGGAAGTGCCACGTGCCATACCCATTTTGCCCAATCCACTTTCACTCTACATGTTCAGATGGTGGACCAGGTAGACTTGGTCGAGAAACTAACCCGAGATCGAGGCTGTCCAGACAGGGTGATCCTTTTTATTCCTCATCCATAGATTCATGTTCATCAATTGATCGGCTAAACCTTCACCAATAAAGCCTTTTAATCTGTTGGGAATTCCAACCATGTTGACCCCATACTTCTTTCACTAGTAGCTCAGTTTGAGTAACCTGCTCTACTCTATCTGCTAATATATCTAGCAGTGACTACTTATCAAACCAAAAGGAGATATTGTCCTGCTTAACAATCCAGCATATGCCTCTAATTACTTCCGGTAAAAGCGGTCTGATGGCTCTCCAAAGAGCAGAGTCCTTCTGTGAGGCCTGAATAAGAAAAGGATGAGACTGGTTTAAATATTTATCCTTGAAAAAGTGTTGCCCACTTTATGCATATATGCACTTTATTCATTGCCTTGCGAAGTTGTAACATGGTGGGAATGGTTTTCTCCGGTAGCCATTTAACAAAGCAACAAGGAGACAAGTATTCTACATCTTGCTATGCATCAGAACCACATGCAAGAGTCACGTCAAGCATAGAAACTGTCTGGTGGCGAAGGAAAGGTACGAACTTTTTTTTAACACGATTCTTTCAACTTACTATACTACCTGCCTGACATCcctatttttgttggtttttagCAATTTGAGAACTAGATTTTCTATTACTAGTGAAAGTAGATGTTTGTTCATGGCAATGTAGCGAAGTCATATTACAAGGCATTGGgaattaaaattgaaaacagAACGTATGGAATTCGATGAATATCCCTTGCCCCCTGACATTCATCAACTCCACGTTGttacttgaaaaaattgttcatgTACAAGTGCTTTTGACAAAGTTACAGCCAGCAGCGAAGCTCAATACTGCTTCAATCACTTTCAAAATCTTCATCATCCCCAAAACTGAATACTGAAGCATCAGCAGCAATAGCTTTGATATCACTTGCCCCTGCTGAGTCCATGTTAGGGGTCTTAAGGCCGGAGCCCGGTTTCCCAGTTACATCACTATTTGTTGCTGTGGAAGCAGTACTTTGTGTGGGTTCCTCGCTGCTCCTGAGGGAGAGCTGATCGGTTCTACGTGCCATATTACCGATTTCCTCTGCAGTGGCATTGGATACATGACCAGTTGCAGCAGATCTAGCTCCAGAAGCGGCATGATTTTGCCTGCTCTTTGAAGTACTAGTCTCCTCTCCCTCGCTATCTGAGAACACATCATCGTTGTCGTCACTCCCAGAGACCTTACTTCTGTTGGAATTAGCTATAATCCCAGCATTTGAAGCAGGAGGATATTCTGAGCAACCATCAGATTGCTTGTTGACAGAATCTGCTTTCGACCTACTCAGTGAAGAACCATCGTGGTCTATCATAACAACTTCAACCTGGAACCCCGGAGAAGGCAATTTTCTCTGGAAAGCATAGCCAACGGCTCATTAATAGACTGCTGACAATGGGAAAGTGAAAGAACAGAtatgggagaagagagaaaactGTACCTTATTACTTACagaataaagtaaaagcaatatCAGAAAAGAATGTCATTTACCTTATCGAAACCATCAAGATCAGAGGTGTTCAgcatttttctgttttctgtCATTGTTGTATTTAACCAACTGAAACAAAAATCCCCAAAAATTAAGTAAAcgaaaaaacacattttttataggtatatCCCTATAGAAAAAGAGTTCATGCTATTTCCACATCTTAGcagaaaacagaaaagaaagaaaaaactaaacatTTGGATTTGAAacgttttatttaaaaaatgatgttcttaaaatcatcaatgaaaaatTTTTGTAAGGCATTTCTTCTATTTGTTGGTTTTTGCTgatgatcttcaaaccaaatgATCGAAGGTCAGATCACGGGTCACATCCTGTAAGGATACACCTTTTAATTGCACAGATGGCATGCTGGCACAGGGAGACCTACGTTTCAAACTGTTAAGGAGAGAGATTCCTAAGGTTAGGGAAACTTCAATTGTTTGGCCAGAACGAAAACACAACCCACAGGGGCCAGGGAGTGGGGAACAGATGAAATCAAGTTTACATGCATACCAAACTGGTAACAACGATTGTGAAAGGAAGGTAGTAATATACAGACCAATAGAAATCTCCTTGGTGgtcatgaaaatgaattttgaagtCTCCCACCAACTCAGTCAGACCAGGCTCTCCTGGTAGAGCGAAGACAACAATCCCTTTCTTTGATGCACTGATCCAGAAATCTTCTGGCTGCAAAAATGAATTGGTGGGCTCATATTAGAAATTTGATTGATTATTTAGCATGAGATCCTAAAAGATtgaactaacaaaaaaaaaaaaaaaatccattagaGGGAGACCAGATTAAATAAACATTCACCATTAGATCCTTTGTTTTTGGATGCTTTCTTGATGAGAACAGAATTCCTGTGGATTAAGGAAAAGTACCatgtcaaaaagaaaaaaagaatgctAGTGAGATGAAACAATGAAAATGCAAAAAGGTCCCTTTCTCTGCGAATGGCAACAGATAAAAGATAGAAAGTGAGATGAAAACAACGGAAAAAAGATTCACTAAATTGAAGGCACTTCTAAAGACCTATCCCTATTTTCATGTACTTTTAACTCCTAAAACGAGTTGACAGTTATAAAAGGTCCATGTTCTCTGCAAACAACCAAAGATCATAACTTTACTCAGTTCGAGAAATGAAACTTGACGATACACATACAACATAGAGTCTCTATCATATCTTAAATATGATACATTCTTTTATTAAGTATCTTTAGATATAACTAATATTGCAAGGATGAGTACAATGAGCCATAGCTCAGAAACATACCATTGTGATTGGAGATGGTAATGGATGGCCTAACCCAATAAGGACACTTGTGTAGCCGAAATCCCCTTAGCATGCacctatataatttttaatttcagtaaccttttgaagataaaaagaaaaaaattaagcatCATGGGAGAAAAATCGGGAGGATACCTACGCGCAGGCTGAATTTCACCATTGAAGTATGTTAAGACACGCTCAAAATATTTGACATACCTCTgggaaaatcagaaaaaaaactaaattattagaAATATGTAAAGAAGATCAACCCTTGAAAAGATAACAGCATTCTCTAAAACAATGGACTGACAATCTGACTTGGGAGAACCAGACCCTTCCCATCAATGCATCTTTTCTGGTTGTAGTAATCAATGGCCTCCTCGGCTGTTGGGAAGAACTGCAGAgagatatcaaaacaaaataataatagtaaaaaaagcAATGAGATACAGGACAACTGTTTCCATGATACAAAACTGAAAACATTTAATGTGGCTGACTATAAGATCTAACCTTAAGGAACAAGAGAAGGCTACAAATCATCAATCCAGTCCTCGCCATACCAGCTTTACAGTGAACAACCACAACATTCTGAATGTCTTCCTTCAACCATGAATATGCACTttgacaaaatgattttatgagGTGGATAGGAGGACAATTATGGTCATCAAATGGGAAGCTCGCTACCTGGAAAACCTCCAGACAAATCAGAACTTGAAGAAGCTTACATGCCCAAATAATTCATGGACAACATTACAGCATCAATAACCTAAATCTGTCTATTTATAGCACATTCTTAATTGGTTAACAACAACTAAAGGTAGACAGAAGTAGTGTCATTTATACTTCTTCTTCTGTAAATCTGTCTACTTCATCTGTGTTTAAATCCCCATGACATTTAATGTtttctataaacaaaaattactgGTGGTCAAGCAATATAATGAGCACATTTTtgcctggtttggatagagagatgctttcatctcatcccatctcatctcaatatccaaacatcacaaacacaaacacttttcaatttcaaatcttcaactttttgatttaatcattacctaattattataaattttccaaacttccaaacaaaacataaaaaataattcaactttttcaaatctcaaaacaaaaataattttaaaaaattatgttctaacaaatttttttttttttttttataattaataagagttttattaccaagaataggcatagcccaagtacacaggaggtatacaagaggaaatacCTACATACAGAAGCtaaaaagacaataacaaaCTAAAATAACTCCAGCTTATCTTCaccattcaatacaatagcctTAGCCCATAAACATaaagttttgagaaaaaattccCTAATTTCTTCCAACGACtgttctttgtcttcaaaacatctcccattcATTTCtagccataaacaccacatcaagcacaaaggaatcattttccaaatgattttaactttataatatttttatttaactttttctctcttttcccaaaaccccataaaacattttaactcaaaccatttctaactcatcttatctcaactcaaatatctcactactattcacaaaccatctcaactcaacttactatccaaaccaggcatAATGTTTTCTGTTGTTTGTACTTTGTATGCTCAGAATGTATTTAGACAGCCAATCCACCAAGTGGAAACTAACTCTACTTTCACGTTCATTTCAGGTATCCTAAGTATGAATCTTATCTTACATTATACAGATACCTTCAACTTTGATAACTAATACAATGAAAGAAATTGAGAGTTAAATGAaatctttttacttttaatCTTGAATGTACTGAACACTAATAGTGGGAGCAAATGAACTATAATgcctacaatatttttctaacttcaatcaataaacaaaatagaATTTGCAGTTCACATGTTGCACGAGGACCAGGATATCATCTTAAAAACTATTCATTGCAAAGAGTATATAATCAACCattaatattgaaaacaaagaaaaaaagtcaaGGTCTGATATCTGCACAATAGACACGATAATGCAGACTTCAAATTCTTATGATATAAATTGAGCATTTGACCTTAGTATTTTACTTAGGCTCTGACATTGACGTTGAACATaacgataatatttttgtaCGAACATGATGGTAATACCAAAATGCAATATAGATTAAGGCTGTACCTTCCCCTCAAATAGTGATGCATCATACAACCTC
Above is a genomic segment from Juglans microcarpa x Juglans regia isolate MS1-56 chromosome 1D, Jm3101_v1.0, whole genome shotgun sequence containing:
- the LOC121236474 gene encoding phosphatidylinositol 3,4,5-trisphosphate 3-phosphatase and protein-tyrosine-phosphatase PTEN2A-like; the encoded protein is MDPVSADSSSQPLATASDDEHSAAAVSLQDSNAHQTPSISSSSGISSWTRSLKFPQSFGAAQEDSQNGNAGTSTFARFTSGLGLRISPVANIPAENSEGVTETAQSGVLESFTKGLVDSSRSAVKAMQVKARHIVSQNKRRYMEGGFDLDMAYITENIIAMGFPAGDISSGIFGYFEGFYRNHMEEVIKFFETHHKGKYKVYNLCSERLYDASLFEGKVASFPFDDHNCPPIHLIKSFCQSAYSWLKEDIQNVVVVHCKAGMARTGLMICSLLLFLKFFPTAEEAIDYYNQKRCIDGKGLVLPSQIRYVKYFERVLTYFNGEIQPARRCMLRGFRLHKCPYWVRPSITISNHNGILFSSRKHPKTKDLMPEDFWISASKKGIVVFALPGEPGLTELVGDFKIHFHDHQGDFYCWLNTTMTENRKMLNTSDLDGFDKRKLPSPGFQVEVVMIDHDGSSLSRSKADSVNKQSDGCSEYPPASNAGIIANSNRSKVSGSDDNDDVFSDSEGEETSTSKSRQNHAASGARSAATGHVSNATAEEIGNMARRTDQLSLRSSEEPTQSTASTATNSDVTGKPGSGLKTPNMDSAGASDIKAIAADASVFSFGDDEDFESD